A single genomic interval of Aureliella helgolandensis harbors:
- a CDS encoding IS110 family RNA-guided transposase: MKILALDLGKFNTMCCFFDTKTRKHSFLNATTDRNYLSTVFKKHKIDLVVMEACGPSGWINDLAESLGLQTFVCSTNEEAWKWSNVKRKTDKDDALKLARMATMSELKPVHMPSETHREFRSLVKYRKTLDWRINKIKCTIRAWFVNHGISIDRGDKAWHTGRALINSYRKPLTECSAKELWKGELDLELTQLDSLSTQLDGVVKKLEAIGKADPRIVRLRTIPGVGPRTAEILVACIDDSHRFENGRQVSAYFGLVPRQFQSGETDRNGRITKRGNPLARTILVECAWASLRYNPWSKGVYDRICGKQKTRKKKAGVALARKIAVIAWAMLRDEKDWDPVTMIRTTKSFGGTLPLDEETFRTMPPKENSDQRKSRLRREAREAEELTQRCAAKASPTTKSASKSKSKPTQVGKSTKQQSAKSQAKLQAKSITTPRSPIGSKSKQATTKTAKPRRARKPVSAA, from the coding sequence ATGAAGATTCTCGCTCTTGACCTCGGCAAATTCAATACGATGTGCTGTTTCTTTGATACAAAAACTCGCAAACACTCCTTTCTCAATGCCACTACCGACCGCAACTACCTCTCGACTGTTTTCAAAAAGCATAAGATCGACTTGGTGGTCATGGAGGCGTGTGGTCCGTCAGGCTGGATCAACGATCTAGCTGAGTCTTTGGGCCTCCAAACGTTCGTCTGCTCGACCAACGAAGAGGCTTGGAAGTGGTCCAACGTTAAACGCAAAACGGACAAGGATGATGCGCTCAAGCTGGCGCGTATGGCTACCATGAGTGAACTCAAGCCGGTTCACATGCCCTCCGAAACACATCGTGAGTTTCGCTCTCTGGTTAAGTACCGCAAAACACTCGACTGGCGGATCAACAAGATCAAGTGCACCATTCGCGCGTGGTTCGTCAACCACGGCATCTCGATCGACAGGGGGGACAAAGCTTGGCACACCGGACGCGCATTGATCAACTCGTATCGCAAACCACTTACGGAGTGCTCCGCGAAAGAGTTGTGGAAAGGTGAGCTCGATCTTGAATTGACGCAGCTCGATTCTCTGTCCACACAACTTGACGGGGTCGTCAAGAAACTCGAAGCGATCGGCAAGGCCGATCCTCGCATCGTACGACTGCGCACGATTCCCGGCGTTGGACCACGCACGGCTGAAATCCTGGTGGCCTGCATCGACGATTCGCACCGCTTTGAGAACGGACGCCAAGTGTCGGCCTACTTCGGCTTGGTACCTCGGCAATTTCAATCTGGTGAAACCGATCGCAACGGCCGCATCACCAAGCGGGGCAACCCGCTGGCTCGGACCATTCTTGTCGAGTGCGCTTGGGCCTCGCTGCGATACAATCCGTGGTCCAAGGGAGTCTACGATCGCATCTGCGGTAAGCAGAAGACACGCAAGAAGAAGGCGGGAGTGGCGTTGGCTCGTAAAATCGCGGTGATTGCTTGGGCCATGCTCCGCGATGAAAAGGACTGGGATCCGGTCACCATGATTCGTACTACCAAGTCGTTCGGTGGAACGCTTCCCTTGGATGAAGAGACCTTTCGAACGATGCCTCCTAAGGAGAACTCGGACCAACGTAAGAGCCGCCTTCGCAGGGAAGCCCGCGAAGCCGAAGAGCTCACGCAGCGTTGCGCCGCCAAGGCGTCGCCCACGACAAAGTCAGCCAGCAAATCCAAGTCGAAGCCCACGCAGGTTGGTAAGTCGACGAAACAGCAGTCTGCCAAGTCGCAGGCGAAATTGCAGGCGAAATCAATCACCACGCCGAGAAGTCCCATTGGCTCAAAGTCGAAACAAGCCACCACGAAAACCGCCAAACCACGGCGAGCAAGAAAGCCAGTATCCGCTGCCTGA
- a CDS encoding reverse transcriptase domain-containing protein: MGAANARPCGAERFHSESRRCHKRCATWANEGRYRFVRYADDFVVTCQTKAEATAALTLVQSIMTELGLSLSPEKTKITSYGKGYDFLGFRLSRLSRTMRAKSVEKFKTKVQEITRRHHNLDGTAIEKRNQVIRGTANYFATEFSTCVFLFQQLDKWIRMRVRCMKFKRKSVNDNYRMKKRVFLKRLGLLELLSFTATTMGHS, from the coding sequence ATTGGGGCTGCCAATGCCAGGCCGTGTGGGGCCGAGCGATTCCATTCAGAGTCTAGGCGGTGCCATAAGAGATGCGCAACATGGGCGAATGAAGGTCGATACCGCTTCGTGCGATATGCGGACGACTTCGTAGTTACCTGCCAGACCAAGGCTGAGGCTACAGCAGCACTGACGTTGGTTCAATCCATAATGACAGAACTTGGGCTCTCATTGAGTCCTGAGAAAACGAAGATCACAAGCTACGGGAAAGGTTATGACTTCCTGGGGTTTCGACTCTCTCGGCTGTCGCGAACGATGCGAGCCAAGTCAGTGGAGAAATTCAAGACCAAGGTCCAGGAGATAACCCGACGCCACCATAACCTGGACGGTACCGCCATCGAGAAACGGAACCAAGTCATTCGAGGAACGGCGAACTACTTCGCCACGGAATTCTCAACATGTGTCTTTCTGTTTCAGCAGCTAGACAAGTGGATTCGAATGCGAGTCCGCTGCATGAAATTCAAACGGAAAAGTGTTAACGACAACTACCGGATGAAGAAACGAGTTTTTCTAAAACGGCTTGGGCTCCTGGAACTGCTTAGCTTTACTGCAACAACCATGGGACACTCATGA
- a CDS encoding DUF3892 domain-containing protein encodes MHTTLQVQFVVLSDSGNCYEKIHRIGGFNSGGSRWLLSQEDAILWLELGQYRFFVVVGDVCEFVEVAENAEGIRYLKTSSDRDEPLGLLALPELAD; translated from the coding sequence ATGCACACAACACTGCAGGTGCAATTTGTTGTGCTGTCAGATAGCGGCAATTGCTACGAGAAAATACACCGCATCGGCGGATTTAATTCAGGCGGATCTCGATGGTTACTATCACAAGAAGATGCAATTTTATGGCTTGAGCTCGGGCAGTATCGATTCTTCGTGGTCGTTGGCGATGTCTGCGAATTCGTAGAGGTCGCTGAGAATGCAGAAGGCATTAGGTACCTGAAGACATCGTCAGACCGTGACGAGCCACTGGGCTTGCTTGCGCTGCCTGAACTTGCGGATTAA
- a CDS encoding GlsB/YeaQ/YmgE family stress response membrane protein produces the protein MALLIVGAIAAGVAMMANNNEDSPVLWGIITFIAGIAGAFVFGFLGALIGSILGAGLYIGKTLRFG, from the coding sequence ATGGCACTCTTAATTGTTGGCGCAATCGCCGCTGGTGTCGCCATGATGGCGAATAATAACGAGGACTCTCCAGTACTGTGGGGAATCATTACGTTCATCGCTGGGATCGCTGGCGCGTTCGTCTTCGGTTTTCTCGGAGCGTTGATCGGTTCAATATTGGGGGCGGGACTTTATATCGGGAAGACGCTGAGATTTGGCTAA